One genomic region from Pseudochaenichthys georgianus chromosome 15, fPseGeo1.2, whole genome shotgun sequence encodes:
- the LOC117459610 gene encoding ankyrin-3-like isoform X20: MREKGKHSSRSAGFIDRRVIVHRSADRGEDAMTGDTDKYLRPQDLKELGDDSLPQEGYMGFSIGARSASLRSFSSDRSNTLNRSSFARDSMMIEEILAPTKDTLQSVCNDISYLVDPLNKHLAVTRDYSTECMRRYSWTPDTVDHSPNTVSSPIHSGLSSPLPQYDSRFLVSFMVDARGGSMRGSRHNGMRIIIPPRKCTAPTRITCRLAKRHKLAYPPPMVEGEGLVSRLVEVGPAGAQFLGPVIVEIPHFGSMRGKERELIVLRSENGDTWKEHQSDARPEDLFELLSGMDEELDSPIELEKKRICRIVTSDFPQYFAVVSRIKQESNHMGPDGGMLSSSTVPMVQASFPQGALTKKIRVGLQAQPVPDDMARAILGNRATFSPIVTVEPRRRKFHKPITMTIPVPPRSAEGHPSGHRGDTAPCLRLLCSITGGTSPAQWEDITGTTPLSFVTECVSFTTNVSARFWLADCHQIPETVGLASQLYRELICVPYLAKFVVFAKMNDAIEARLRCFCMTDDKVDKTLEQQENFEEVARSKDIEVLEGKPIHVDCYGNLSPLTKSGQQLVFNFYSFKENRLPFNVKIRDMGQEPCGRLSFLKEPKSIKGLPQTAICNLNITLPNHKKDLESDPDDETEKPERRHTFASLALRKRYSYLTDPAAKTTDRSSPRTQPSSYPHKPVFSTRSYQAWSPVPVAVAGQAKSGFGSISSSSSNTPSASPLKSVWSINSASPIKTNIPGSPASSIKSVSDMASPIRSYRTISSPIKTVVQQAQYPVQVCPSPLASPGRSTPDSTSMKGLAALSARTSPITVSAGGSPLLERASISLTPPTSPKSSLSMFSSPLPYKTIMGGSSCAASSSSPIKTVPGLSSVRSFASDVTGPARNLFSSLTSPLKSNTPPSAAALINGTVSPTQYRSSSPTSLLANSLQERIQATTNAATTSVNAAFEEVEKTFNSCSAGYGTLKSLSSSPSSSYQSIRSSASNSLYASLRSPPNATTAVTSSTMTVPVYSVINVLPEPQFKKLPEVSKSAAALLSPRKTVPVEVNAHMQSSFARTLSPIKNPHFPPGLTSNTTSPLSSSQEILKDVAEMKEDLIRMSAILQTDPNSTANKGFQSDSAKEAKIEDEEPYKIVEKVKQDLVKVSQILTKDAVKDGRVTHARGSLDDIHFSKVQVEQPPSNWSYPPRYETVVPQAKSKTIPDKDFNLSKVVDYLTNDVGSSSFSKMHDTKHKADEGKREGEGKEKQKRVLKPTIAVQEHKLKMPPTNMRSSLSDKEFSKVADVLFGADTVLDSPDDISHEQDKSPLSDSGFETRSERTPSTPQSAEGMGPKALFQDIPVPPVITETRTEVVHVIRSYEPPEDNKQPAMEDAHPVRYIDSDFKGHLATSSPDQNKCYSIKVSPDEDPMGKGIRVKEETHITTTTRMVYHKPPGKEAASERCEETMSVHDIMKAFQSGKDPSRELAGLFEHKSGNEETSQRVLEDISKPKVERIIEVHIEKGNKTEPTEVIIRETKNHAEKEMYYYPGNRQEEDEPEESLPVYQEEDSRPSSAQLMSDDSYKTLKLLSQQSVEYNDDESSELRGESYNFAEKMLLSEKFDQSHSDTEEYLRDRSRFHSPDRSSSSEGRSGGPRTEYVFRSSRNVYDKSGRMANVDDNFDKLTLLQYSSEPGSPKQSVWMRVSDDTQSKDREQLIYEDRVDRTVKEAEEKLSEVSQFFRDKTEQLNDELSSPEKKSRRPDFRESRSGPSSTHSSPERSAYRSGASGEEWSRERLRDRFSSSDRKCASLPSSPERRVLIHYSDSDARKQGDGTSQGSTGESPKPFQMSSSKVSAVRLKFEQEAQRQDRSSQGGQDSNPPIRKLQESKLPVYQVFAGPSIPKMPDSPGNQRRCVDSESNKFSPKHETSGKDQEDKNLFKTWENQDYGKYKPQSPKVSHSLIHDSMKDGNNSDSQMQETTKKIIYTEFVVHESPNSNDGLKKNSESQIPLRKPCNFSEIPKSTTLKLDATVEQQERAGSHIPTLARSRLHSSSDSNKSTHGSSLGKSTDSSDGSLSNVVCNGVDGDQADYLGEITPVVVTEGFKDIKPLPVYVSIQVGKQYEKETASGELGTYKQIVSHESKTMQETRGAFYTVKQPSPFPQGSPEDDTQVTFMDSSGKSLVTPETPSSEEVSLISKTPESVIGFMPGMPRPIPEESEEEDGKTFIYKGPSKEKSKHAFPENHSRKQDAERQKLKEKRVAYIEFPPPPPLEAEQSDPEKRGSCASSEAETEMIEVNLQEEHDRHLLAEPIIRVQPPSPVPPGADNSDSSDDESVFHPIPIKKYTFKMKEEGDKHQISKQSENNGNDNESGINGVVKEEDVDFEQNGNDQSITDCSIATTAEFSHDTDATEIDSLDGYDLQDEDDGLSEDPQSCSMSFDGKTTDRSFNQSKLEVIEEEKCEEGGENGKTKTNTSSASGDEKDYTLEGRHPERQSFADEYFGYQLEEELNATFKTVATKGLDFDPWSTKGGDNDGVFESKTKDDDPKPFGLSVEDKSQATTPDTTPARTPTDESTPTSEPNPFPFHEGKMFEMTRSGAIDMSKRDFVEERLQFFQIGEHSSDPKTGEKGKGGKILGVIPSQSGERATVDGMVKVIDTTTDSSTTPTTPAATTAKCSTAQPGSDPGYTGTDAPTCEAIAETASSCTITASKVDPKLRTPIKMGIAASITVKKDSGDLTDCKADISEGQIVPEYISIEGTESQTSRQTEPKLESRDYPTENCNNNNNLESSSVQANYIQCGSVVFNLQSSSEPTLQKASRIETLFCRELEVEVHNSSQVQEQTSEAVKESEVRQPKSRLPVKASGWSFHTQGTAIGKQKPKPVLTVEVRKRGEPAIAKVEPRSRIPIKDVKKSSPAATASSLASVRVTSRPTRALDTGRAAIQLPSRLPLKDRHQVSNVTVEGACRQARQENPSEVCKRTIEYFKGISGETQKLVDRLSEEEKKTQTEQSEEDSTSRSTSLSDASQPSQPSQPSRSSRSGRGSRAEAGAASVRAKVATTDRASGSERSRRSRRTGGKEGSQGLTGSRTPPIAEIKPSPQSPCERTDLRMAIVADHLGLSWTELAREMNFTVDEINHIRLENPNSLTAQSFMLLKKWVSREGKNATTDALSSVLTKVNRMDIVTLLEGPIFDYGNISGTRCFADDNAVFRDQADDFQSILAELQSPAALHSNPNFLEPELPVTPNPALLAHHQQHHYPDPDTPLLADSQPHSLPWSPEIEKGGELESPPRSPPRPCELALSVPVFVLPDPIPHKFRKPHIALNDQLLLSEEEDRSCHEMELIHRPKSQSLPAMCELDVDMAYSTSSPSFSSVSSITPLSDDRAQIGDGGVQMGSPNWDQEDICLKGGEKEVIEELEKVVAELVDGNGFVEMWVEQDLIKNVERKCEMITKDRCELEKENIILAEEKDMINDGDNETACEVEEVRDMQDLSEEQHNVIEIGHEVEKGSTSEAEAVKDGIDEIAEVQTCERGSQERVYHDDRVDDGQQRFKGDQGGQSVALLSPQAWVEALGERQPSESESNEEEEEGDRDKEIPEGSLFEEVEKEEGSEDKKEDAEMTEAQEALDQVEQAEKEVCSLSGWHSDSSSVNVEPPTPGRSVSSDLLDRRESQEISSESITSSSRGESGKSRRNGNNSRHSLQDRSSDSSNGRKEEGALVSEKKVQGEAAKNVPGESVTEEHYMDQDGNLISRKVIRKVIRRVTSPTPENQGDDRWLQDLLHSPTLQEEGSEQGEGSRNSRRKDDRRSGDKKLHS, translated from the exons ATGAGGGAGAAGGGGAAACACAGTAGCCGCTCCGCCGGCTTCATTGACCGGCGTGTCATCGTCCACCGGTCCGCTGATCGAG GTGAGGATGCGATGACCGGGGACACGGACAAATACCTGCGGCCTCAGGACCTCAAAGAGCTGGGGGACGACTCCCTGCCTCAGGAGGGCTACATGGGTTTCAGCATAGGAGCCCGCTCAGCCAG CCTCCGCTCCTTCAGTTCGGATAGGTCCAACACACTCAACCGGAGCTCCTTCGCTCGGGACAGTATGATGATTGAAGAGATTCTGGCACCAACAAAAGACACG CTTCAGAGTGTCTGTAATGACATTTCCTATTTGGTTGACCCACTCAATAAG CACCTGGCTGTGACCAGAGACTACAGCACTGAGTGTATGCGGCGCTACAGCTGGACCCCGGACACCGTGGACCACAGCCCCAACACTGTGTCCAGCCCCATTCACTCTGg CCTCTCCTCCCCGCTCCCTCAGTATGACTCCAG gttcTTGGTCAGCTTCATGGTGGATGCGCGCGGTGGTTCCATGAGAGGCAGCCGCCACAATGGCATGCGCATCATCATCCCTCCCAGGAAGTGCACGGCACCCACGCGCATCACCTGCCGCCTGGCCAAGAGGCACAAGCTGGCCTACCCCCCGCCCATGGTGGAGGGAGAGGGGCTGGTCAGCCGGCTGGTGGAGGTCGGACCAGCTGGGGCTCAGTTCCTGGG ACCTGTGATCGTAGAGATCCCCCATTTTGGGTCCATGCGGGGGAAAGAGAGGGAGCTGATTGTGCTGAGGAGCGAGAACGGAGACACGTGGAAGGAGCACCAGTCTGACGCCAGACCAGAAGACCTCTTTGAGCTGCTTTCTGGAATGGATGAAG AGCTGGACAGTCCCATTGAGTTGGAGAAGAAGCGAATCTGCCGCATCGTCACCAGCGATTTCCCTCAGTATTTTGCTGTGGTGTCGCGGATCAAGCAGGAGTCTAACCACATGGGTCCGGATGGAGGCATGCTGTCCAGCAGCACCGTGCCCATGGTGCAGGCCTCGTTCCCTCAAGGAGCGCTCACCAAGAAGATCCGTGTCGGCCTGCAG GCCCAGCCCGTGCCAGATGACATGGCGAGGGCGATCCTCGGAAACAGAGCCACGTTCAGCCCCATCGTCACCGTGGAGCCCAGGAGGAGAAAGTTCCACAAGCCGATCACCATGACGATCCCTGTGCCGCCTAGATCGGCAGAAGGCCATCCCAGCGGTCACCGAGGCGACACTGCACCCTGCCTGCGTCTGCTCTGCAGCATCACAG GAGGGACGTCCCCCGCCCAGTGGGAGGACATCACAGGGACCACACCGCTGTCCTTTGTCACCGAATGCGTCTCCTTCACCACAAATGTTTCGGCCAG GTTCTGGCTCGCAGACTGTCACCAGATTCCTGAGACGGTGGGTCTAGCGTCTCAGTTATACCGGGAGCTGATCTGCGTGCCGTACCTGGCCAAGTTTGTGGTCTTCGCCAAGATGAACGACGCAATCGAGGCTCGTCTGCGCTGCTTCTGCATGACAGACGACAAGGTGGACAAGACCCTCGAGCAGCAGGAGAACTTTGAGGAGGTGGCCCGGAGCAAAGATATCGAG GTTCTCGAGGGCAAGCCCATCCACGTGGATTGCTATGGCAACCTGTCCCCTCTCACCAAAAGTGGGCAACAGCTTGTTTTCAACTTTTACTCCTTCAAGGAAAACAGACTTCCTTTCAACGTGAAG ATCAGAGACATGGGCCAGGAGCCGTGTGGCCGCCTCTCCTTCCTGAAGGAGCCCAAATCCATTAAAGGCCTTCCACAGACTGCCATATGCAATTTGAATATCACACTGCCAAACCACAAGAAG GATTTGGAGTCTGATCCTGATGATGAG acTGAAAAGCCAGAACGACGTCATACCTTTGCCTCCTTAGCTTTGCGTAAGCGCTACAGCTATTTGACCGACCCAGCAGCGA AAACAACTGATCGGAGCTCGCCGAGAACACAGCCTTCTAGCTACCCTCACAAACCTGTCTTTTCAACGAGATCTTATCAGGCGTGGTCGCCTGTTCCTGTCGCCGTCGCTGGCCAAGCCAAGTCTGGGTTTGGCTCCATCTCCAGTTCGTCATCCAACACGCCCTCTGCCTCTCCATTAAAGTCTGTCTGGTCCATCAACTCTGCCTCCCCCATCAAGACCAACATCCCCGGATCACCTGCCTCTTCTATAAAGTCAGTTAGTGACATGGCCTCTCCCATCAGATCTTACAGAACTATCTCCTCGCCTATAAAAACAGTAGTCCAGCAAGCCCAGTACCCAGTCCAGGTCTGCCCCAGTCCCCTGGCCTCACCAGGCAGAAGTACCCCAGATTCTACGTCAATGAAAGGACTGGCAGCATTGTCTGCTAGGACCTCCCCTATAACTGTTTCTGCAGGAGGAAGCCCTCTTCTTGAGAGAGCATCGATAAGCTTGACCCCACCAACCTCTCCCAAATCATCTCTGAGTATGTTCAGTTCACCCCTGCCTTACAAGACCATTATGGGTGGCTCCAGTTGCGCTGCATCTTCCTCCTCACCTATAAAAACAGTCCCTGGTCTTTCCTCTGTGCGTTCCTTTGCCTCAGACGTCACTGGTCCTGCAAGAAACCTTTTCTCATCTCTTACGTCTCCACTTAAATCCAACACCCCTCCAAGTGCTGCAGCTCTTATTAATGGAACTGTGTCGCCTACACAGTACCGCTCTTCATCCCCAACATCTCTTCTCGCAAACAGTCTTCAAGAGAGAATACAAGCCACCACCAATGCCGCAACGACAAGCGTCAATGCAGCCTTTGAGGAGGTTGAAAAAACATTTAATTCTTGTTCTGCAGGCTATGGCACTCTGAAGTCTTTGTCCTCTTCTCCATCATCCTCATATCAGTCAATTCGATCATCAGCTTCTAATTCACTCTACGCCTCATTAAGATCTCCTCCTAACGCCACCACTGCTGTAACATCTAGTACAATGACTGTTCCAGTGTACTCAGTTATTAACGTGCTGCCAGAGCCTCAGTTCAAAAAGTTACCTGAGGTGTCCAAGTCAGCTGCTGCCCTTCTGTCTCCTCGAAAGACAGTCCCAGTTGAGGTGAATGCTCACATGCAGTCTTCCTTTGCCAGAACTCTTTCCCCAATAAAAAACCCtcattttcctcctggtctgaCATCAAACACTACATCACCACTATCATCCAGTCAAGAGATTCTGAAGGATGTAGCCGAAATGAAAGAGGACTTGATACGAATGTCAGCCATTTTGCAGACAGACCCAAATTCCACAGCCAATAAAGGATTTCAGTCTGATTCTGCCAAAGAGGCTAAGATAGAAGATGAGGAGCCATATAAAATTGTGGAGAAAGTAAAGCAAGATTTGGTAAAAGTGAGCCAAATCCTTACTAAAGATGCTGTGAAAGATGGTAGGGTTACCCATGCGAGGGGTTCTTTGGACGATATACACTTCTCAAAAGTACAAGTTGAACAGCCTCCAAGCAACTGGAGCTATCCGCCAAGATATGAGACTGTGGTTCCTCAAGCAAAATCAAAAACAATACCAGATAAAGATTTCAATCTTTCCAAAGTAGTTGACTACCTGACCAATGATGTTGGGAGCAGCTCTTTCTCCAAAATGCATGACACAAAGCATAAAGCAGATGAGGGCAAGAGAGAAGGAGAGGGCAAGGAGAAGCAGAAACGTGTCTTAAAACCCACCATAGCAGTTCAGGAGCATAAGCTTAAAATGCCTCCAACAAACATGCGCTCTTCCCTTTCAGACAAAGAGTTCAGTAAAGTAGCAGATGTGCTCTTTGGAGCAGACACTGTGCTAGACTCACCTGATGATATCTCACACGAGCAAGATAAAAGCCCCCTCTCAGACAGTGGCTTTGAGACCCGCAGTGAAAGGACACCCTCTACTCCTCAAAGTGCTGAGGGAATGGGTCCCAAGGCCCTTTTTCAGGATATCCCAGTTCCCCCAGTAATCACTGAGACTAGGACTGAGGTTGTACATGTCATCAGGAGCTATGAGCCCCCAGAGGATAACAAACAACCTGCAATGGAGGATGCTCATCCTGTCAGATATATTGATTCAGACTTCAAAGGGCATCTAGCTACATCAAGTCCAGATCAGAATAAATGCTATTCAATAAAAGTCAGCCCTGATGAAGATCCAATGGGAAAAGGGATAAGGGTAAAGGAGGAGACTCACATCACTACAACTACCAGGATGGTGTACCACAAACCACCTGGCAAAGAAGCAGCATCGGAGCGCTGTGAGGAAACAATGTCTGTGCATGACATAATGAAGGCTTTTCAGTCAGGCAAAGACCCTTCCAGAGAGCTGGCTGGACTTTTTGAACACAAGTCTGGCAACGAGGAAACATCTCAAAGAGTCCTCGAGGACATCTCCAAACCTAAAGTTGAAAGAATAATTGAAGTACACATTGAAAAAGGCAATAAAACAGAACCAACTGAGGTCATCATCAGGGAGACAAAAAACCATGCAGAGAAGGAAATGTATTACTACCCAGGGAATAGACAGGAAGAGGATGAGCCTGAGGAATCACTTCCAGTGTACCAAGAGGAAGACAGTCGCCCTAGTTCAGCCCAACTCATGTCAGATGACTCTTATAAAACACTTAAGCTACTTAGCCAGCAATCTGTCGAGTACAATGATGATGAATCATCAGAGCTTAGGGGAGAATCGTATAATTTTGCAGAAAAAATGCTTCTCTCTGAGAAATTTGACCAGTCTCATTCTGACACAGAGGAATATCTGAGAGATAGGTCTCGCTTCCACTCACCAGACAGAAGCAGTAGCAGTGAGGGTAGATCAGGTGGGCCGAGGACAGAGTATGTCTTTAGGTCGTCGAGAAATGTGTATGACAAATCTGGAAGAATGGCAAATGTTGATGATAACTTTGACAAACTAACACTTTTGCAGTATTCGTCTGAGCCTGGTAGCCCAAAGCAATCAGTTTGGATGCGTGTGTCTGATGACACACAGAGTAAGGATAGAGAACAGCTTATCTACGAGGACAGAGTGGACAGGACTGTAAAGGAGGCAGAGGAAAAACTCAGTGAGGTATCTCAATTCTTTCGAGATAAAACGGAACAGTTAAACGATGAGCTATCGTCTCCAGAGAAGAAGTCTCGAAGACCTGACTTCAGGGAATCACGATCGGGCCCGAGTTCTACACACAGCAGTCCAGAGAGGTCAGCTTATAGAAGTGGGGCTAGTGGGGAAGAGTGGAGCAGAGAAAGGCTTAGGGACAGATTCAGCTCCAGTGATAGAAAATGTGCAAGCTTACCTAGTAGTCCAGAGAGGAGAGTATTGATACACTACAGTGATTCAGACGCTAGAAAACAAGGAGATGGTACATCACAGGGAAGCACAGGAGAAAGCCCTAAACCTTTTCAAATGTCTTCCTCCAAAGTAAGTGCAGTGAGGCTGAAGTTTGAGCAAGAGGCTCAAAGGCAAGATAGGAGTTCTCAGGGTGGCCAAGATTCAAATCCCCCTATTAGGAAACTTCAGGAAAGTAAGCTACCAGTGTATCAGGTGTTCGCAGGACCAAGCATTCCAAAAATGCCAGACAGTCCGGGAAACCAGAGAAGATGTGTAGATAGTGAATCAAATAAGTTCTCCCCCAAGCATGAGACCAGTGGAAAAGACCAGGAAGATAAAAACTTATTCAAAACATGGGAGAACCAAGACTATGGAAAGTATAAACCCCAATCTCCCAAAGTATCTCATTCTTTAATCCATGATTCTATGAAAGATGGCAATAATAGTGATTCCCAAATGCAAGAAACCACTAAGAAAATAATATACACAGAATTCGTTGTCCATGAAAGTCCAAATAGCAACGATGGTCTAAAAAAAAACTCGGAATCGCAAATTCCTTTAAGAAAGCCTTGTAATTTCTCGGAAATTCCAAAATCCACCACATTAAAATTAGATGCCACTGTTGAACAACAGGAAAGGGCAGGGTCTCACATACCTACTTTAGCTAGAAGTCGATTACACAGTAGCTCTGACTCCAACAAGTCTACTCATGGATCATCCCTAGGAAAATCAACAGACTCATCAGACGGTAGCCTATCAAATGTAGTGTGTAACGGTGTTGATGGTGACCAAGCAGATTATTTGGGTGAAATAACTCCTGTAGTTGTCACAGAGGGTTTCAAAGATATTAAACCCCTTCCAGTGTATGTTAGTATCCAAGTAGGAAAGCAGTATGAGAAAGAAACAGCCTCGGGGGAGCTGGGAACATACAAACAGATAGTAAGCCATGAGAGTAAGACAATGCAGGAGACTAGAGGTGCATTTTATACTGTCAAGCAGCCGTCTCCATTTCCCCAAGGAAGTCCAGAAGATGACACTCAAGTGACTTTCATGGACAGCTCTGGTAAAAGTCTTGTGACCCCGGAGACACCAAGCTCAGAGGAGGTGAGTCTgatctcaaaaacaccagagtcTGTGATAGGCTTCATGCCTGGCATGCCAAGACCTATCCCTGAGGAATCTGAGGAAGAAGACGGGAAGACCTTCATCTACAAGGGGCCATCAAAGGAAAAATCCAAGCATGCTTTCCCAGAGAATCACAGTAGAAAACAGGATGCAGAGAGACAGAAGTTAAAGGAGAAAAGAGTGGCTTATATTGAgtttccacctcctcctcctttagAAGCAGAGCAGTCCGACCCTGAGAAAAGGGGGTCTTGTGCTTCTTCTGAGGCAGAGACAGAGATGATTGAGGTTAACCTCCAAGAGGAGCATGATAGGCATCTCTTAGCGGAGCCGATCATCAGGGTCCAGCCTCCGTCCCCTGTTCCTCCTGGAGCTGATAACAGCGACTCCAGTGATGATGAGTCCGTCTTCCATCCCATCCCTATAAAAAAGTACACCTTCAAAATGAAAGAGGAGGGAGATAAACACCAGATATCAAAACAATCTGAGAATAATGGCAATGATAATGAGTCTGGGATCAATGGTGTTGTAAAGGAGGAGGATGTTGACTTTGAACAAAATGGCAATGACCAGTCAATTACTGACTGCTCCATAGCAACCACTGCTGAATTTTCACATGACACAGATGCTACTGAAATAGACTCTTTAGATGGGTATGACCTTCAGGATGAGGATGACGGCCTGAGTGAGGACCCTCAATCATGTAGTATGTCCTTTGATGGAAAAACAACCGACCGCTCATTTAATCAGTCAAAGCTTGAAGTGATAGAGgaagagaaatgtgaagaaGGGGGGGAGAATGGGAAGACTAAAACCAACACATCGTCAGCCAGTGGAGATGAAAAAGATTATACCCTCGAAGGAAGACATCCAGAAAGGCAGAGCTTTGCAGATGAATACTTTGGCTATCAACTTGAAGAGGAGCTAAATGCTACCTTTAAAACTGTTGCCACCAAAGGCCTGGACTTTGACCCCTGGTCTACCAAAGGGGGTGATAATGATGGAGTTTTTGAGTCCAAAACAAAAGACGACGATCCAAAGCCCTTTGGTTTATCGGTGGAGGACAAATCACAAGCTACAACACCTGACACAACCCCCGCTCGAACGCCGACTGATGAGAGCACACCGACTAGTGAGCCTAACCCCTTCCCGTTCCACGAAGGGAAGATGTTTGAGATGACGCGCAGTGGTGCTATTGACATGAGCAAGCGGGACTTTGTTGAAGAGAGGCTTCAGTTTTTCCAGATTGGTGAGCATTCCTCTGACCCTAAAACAGGGGAAAAGGGGAAAGGGGGCAAGATCCTGGGGGTAATTCCCTCTCAGTCAGGGGAGAGGGCCACTGTAGATGGCATGGTGAAGGTTATAGATACTACCACAGACAGCAGCACAACACCAACAACACCAGCAGCAACAACAGCGAAATGCAGCACTGCACAGCCTGGCAGTGACCCTGGCTACACCGGTACTGACGCCCCCACCTGTGAAGCCATAGCTGAGACCGCCTCCTCATGCACAATCACAGCCTCTAAGGTTGATCCCAAATTACGCACTCCTATTAAGATGGGCATAGCTGCTTCTATAACTGTGAAAAAGGACTCGGGGGATCTCACCGATTGTAAAGCTGATATCTCAGAGGGTCAAATTGTGCCAGAATACATCAGTATAGAGGGTACAGAGAGCCAGACTAGCAGACAGACAGAGCCCAAGTTAGAGAGTAGAGACTACCCTACTGAaaactgcaacaacaacaataacctTGAGTCCTCCAGTGTTCAGGCCAACTACATTCAGTGTGGTAGTGTGGTGTTTAATTTGCAGTCCTCTTCTGAGCCCACTCTTCAAAAAGCTAGTAGGATAGAAACACTCTTCTGTAGGGAATTAGAAGTGGAGGTACACAACAGCAGTCAAGTGCAGGAGCAGACAAGTGAAGCTGTTAAAGAAAGTGAAGTAAGGCAGCCCAAGTCGAGGCTTCCAGTTAAAGCATCAGGGTGGTCATTTCACACGCAGGGAACAGCCATAGGCAAACAGAAGCCCAAACCAGTTTTGACAGTTGAGGTCAGGAAAAGAGGAGAGCCAGCCATAGCCAAAGTAGAACCAAGGTCTAGGATACCAATCAAGGATGTTAAAAAGAGCAGCCCTGCTGCCACAGCTAGCTCTCTTGCTTCTGTTCGGGTTACCTCACGTCCAACTAGGGCGTTGGACACAGGGAGAGCAGCCATACAGTTGCCCTCAAGGTTACCACTGAAGGACAGGCATCAGGTCAGCAATGTCACAGTTGAGGGAGCATGTAGACAGGCCAGGCAGGAGAATCCTAGTGAGGTTTGTAAGCGCACAATCGAATACTTTAAAGGCATTAGCGGGGAGACGCAAAAGTTGGTGGACCGCCtgtcagaggaggagaaaaagaCGCAGACAGAGCAGTCGGAGGAAGACAGCACCTCCCGGAGCACCTCTCTGTCGGACGCCTCCCAGCCTTCCCAGCCCTCCCAGCCCTCCCGTTCATCCAGGTCTGGTAGAGGTTCGAGGGCTGAGGCCGGGGCCGCGTCCGTAAGGGCAAAGGTGGCGACGACGGACAGGGCCTCCGGCAGtgagaggagcaggaggagtagGCGGACTGGTGGGAAGGAGGGCAGTCAGGGACTCACAGGGTCTCGAACGCCTCCCATCGCGGAGATCAAGCCTA GTCCCCAGAGTCCTTGTGAGCGAACAGACCTGCGCATGGCTATCGTTGCAGATCACCTGGGACTCAGTTGGACGG AGCTGGCTCGGGAGATGAACTTCACAGTGGATGAGATCAACCACATCAGACTAGAGAACCCCAACTCTCTGACAGCACAGAGCTTCATGCTTCTTAAGAAATGGGTCAGTCGGGAAGGAAAAAATGCCACAA CGGATGCCTTATCTTCAGTGCTGACCAAAGTCAATCGGATGGATATTGTGACTTTACTGGAGGGCCCAATATTTGACTATGGTAACATTTCAGGCACGAGATGTTTTGCCGATGATAACGCTGTTTTCCGGGATCAGGCTGATG ATTTTCAGAGCATTCTAGCGGAGCTGCAGTCCCCCGCCGCACTGCACTCCAACCCCAACTTCCTGGAGCCCGAACTCCCCGTCACCCCCAACCCTGCCCTCCTTGCCCACCACCAGCAACACCATTACCCAGACCCAGACACCCCTTTGCTGGCCGACTCCCAGCCTCATTCCCTGCCCTGGAGCCCGGAGATAGAGAAAGGCGGAGAGCTAGAAAGCCCCCCTAGGAGCCCCCCCAGACCCTGTGAGCTCGCCTTATCCGTCCCAGTCTTTGTCCTCCCTGATCCTATCCCTCACAAGTTCAGAAAGCCCCACATCGCCCTGAACGACCAGCTGCTTCTGAGCGAGGAGGAGGACAGGTCTTGTCATGAAATGGAGCTGATCCACAGGCCCAAGTCACAATCCCTCCCTGCGATGTGTGAGTTAGACGTTGACATGGCCTACTCCACATCTTCCCCTTCATTCTCATCAGTATCATCAATTACACCTTTATCGGACGACAGAGCACAAATTGGAGACGGAGGAGTGCAGATGGGTTCCCCCAATTGGGACCAGGAGGATATATGTTTGAAAGGAGGTGAAAAGGAAGTGATCGAGGAATTAGAGAAGGTTGTGGCAGAGCTAGTGGATGGAAATGGATTTGTGGAAATGTGGGTTGAGCAGGACTTGATTAAAAACGTGGAAAGAAAATGTGAGATGATAACAAAAGATAGGTGCGAGCTGGAAAAGGAGAATATCATCTTGGCAGAAGAGAAGGATATGATAAATGATGGGGATAACGAGACAGCCTGTGAGGTGGAAGAGGTGAGAGATATGCAGGATCTGTCAGAAGAGCAGCATAATGTGATAGAAATTGGGCATGAAGTGGAAAAAGGTTCTACCTCAGAGGCAGAGGCTGTCAAAGACGGTATTGATGAAATAGCCGAGGTACAAACATGTGAAAGGGGCAGTCAGGAAAGGGTCTACCACGATGACAGAGTGGATGATGGACAACAGAGGTTTAAAGGGGACCAAGGGGGTCAGTCCGTAGCTCTCCTCTCCCCTCAAGCCTGGGTTGAGGCACTCGGGGAACGTCAGCCCAGTGAGTCTGAATCcaatgaggaagaggaggagggagacagagacAAAGAAATCCCAGAAGGATCTCTGTTTGAGGAGGTGGAGAAAGAAGAAGGCTCAGAGGACAAGAAGGAGGACGCAGAGATGACTGAAGCTCAGGAGGCTCTTGATCAGGTTGAACAGGCAGAAAAAGAAGTGTGTTCACTTTCAGGTTGGCACAGTGATTCATCCAGCGTTAATGTGGAACCTCCGACGCCCGGCCGCAGTGTCAGCTCCGACCTGCTCGACAGGCGGGAAAG CCAAGAAATCTCCAGTGAGTCCATCACTTCCTCGTCTAGAGGCGAATCAGggaagtcccgacggaacgGCAACAACTCAAGGCACTCACTTCAGGACCGCTCCTCGGATTCATCGAATGGCCGAAAAGAAGAGGGAGCACTAGTGTCGGAGAAAAAAGTCCAG